The sequence GCACAGGTGGTAACAACCACATCCCGGGCGGTACCATTACTAACGTAACTTTAAGGAAAAACGGCGACAGGGTGTTTATCAACTCTACTTACGCGCGCGCTTACCAGTTAGATGGTATCATCAACTATAACCGCAGCTTTGGTAAACACAATATATCGTTCCTTGGTGTATACGAACAAAGGGAAGATTATAACACCGCGCTGAGAGGCCAGGCAGATAACGTGATCATCGGCGGTAAGGATAACATCAATTTTACAACCGGTACTACATCGGCTAACCAGGCATCTTCAATTGCCAACAACGGTTACCTTTCTTACATTGGCCGTTTAAATTATAGCTATGCCGATAAATACTTCGTGCAGTTATCAACCCGTATTGACGGTAGTACCGACTTTTTGCCGGGCCGTAATTATGGCTATTTCCCTGCTGCTTCGGTAGGTTGGGTAGTATCTAACGAAACCTTCATGAAAAAAGTGACCTGGCTCGATCTGTTAAAGGTGAGGGCATCGGTTGGTTTGCTGGGTAGCAACAACTCGTTGAAATATCAGTATGATGAAAGCTACAAGTTTGGTACCGGCAGCAGCGGCGGCGCAGTGTTTAACGAAGCCGCACGTAACTACGGCATCCTTTATAACCTGGCGCTGGCCAACCCATATATCACCTGGGACCATACCACAAAAACCAACTATGGTTTAGACCTGGCTTTCCTGAGGAACCGCCTTACTACCAGTGTTGATTATTACTGGAACCATGGATACAACTTGTTGCAAACCATCTCTTCGGCAGTGCCTGCTACGGTTGCGGCAAACTTACCGGTACAAAACTCGGGTATTGTAAACTCTTTTGGCTGGGAGATCAGCGCAGGCTGGAGAGATAAGATAGGTAAGGACTTTACCTACAGCTTTTCACCATTCTTTGCCTGGAGCGATAACAAGCAAATTGCCAGGGACCAATCGGTTGGTAATATCGGTACCCCGCTGGATCTGATCGGCAAGTCATCAGATGTCGGTACTTACGGTTACCAGTCGGCAGGCATCATCCGCACTAAAGAGCAGGCCGATGCGATCATCGCTCAAAGAACAGCCGCGGCAGGTGGCGACAGCAAGGTATTGGTTAACGGCTTAGCTATTAAAGATGCCAGCGGTATCTATCACCTGGGTATGATCAACTTTGTTGACCAAAATGGCGACGGTATCATTGATGCGAACGACCAGGTATACCTGAACAAGAAGAATGATAACCACTATAGCCTTGGTTTAAACTGGGCTGTAAATTATAAATCGTTAAGTTTAGCGGTTGTAATGGGCATGAGCTGGGGTGGTATAAACAGTATTGGCAGCTACGACAGGATTCAGCAAAGTTCGGCCAACCCTATTACCGAAAATAAGCCGGTTTATTGGGCCGATCACTGGACGCCGTCTAACCCCGATGCGAAGTATCCTAACCCATATTATTTGGATAATATTAAAACAACCAGCGATTTTTGGTTTGTTAGTGGGTTCCAATGGAATATTAATACCATTAACCTGGGTTATAGCCTGCCGCAAAAATGGGCAAGCAAAATTGGTATGAGCAGCGCAAGGCTTTACGCGGTTGGTTACAACATGTTCAGCCTTACAAATCCATATCCTAATGGCTTCCGCGATGTGCAAAGTGGTATCCAGCAATACCCCGCTATCAGAACTGTATCTGTTGGTTTAAATGCAACCTTTTAATTGAAAACGACAATGAAAAAATTATATATACTAATGGCAATGGCACTGGCAGTGCCAGCGCTGTTGAGCAGTTGCAAAAAGGTATTGCAAAAGGATGATCCGCAAAACCTTTCGCGCGATGCCGTATTTAACGACTCTACTTTAACAAAGTTCAACCTTGATTATATCTACGCGCAAAACCAGCCGCAATGGTTTGGTACAGGTTCGGTTAGTTATATCAAGGACCTGGGGCCATTAAACCTTACCGAAGAGTGCTACTCTGATAACGCAATGGTTAAAGGTACCCTCACTATCGAATCGGTTGGTGATATCGGTACTTCAAACTCAAATGCTACCAACTATGGTAAACTGCGTTATATCAATAACTTTATTGAAAGCGTAAATGGTGGCACCCAGCCTGCGGGCACTAAAACACGTTTTGTTGGCCAGGCTTTATTCTGGCGCGCGTTCCGTTATTTTGAATTGGTTAAAATGTATGGCGGTGTGCCACTGGTGACCAGTGCTTTAGACGCGGTTGGTGATGATGCCCTTTCAAAAACTTACCTGCCACGGGCTACTACTTCTGATGTATTTAAGCAGATTGTTGCCGATTTAAATACGGCTGCTGCCTCTCTGCCGGTAAAATGGCCAAACTCGCTGGATCAGGGCCGTATCACTAAAGGCATTGCCCAGGCCATGCTGTCGAGGGTACTGTTAACTTACGCAAGTCCGCAATTTAACTCGCCATTGGCTTCTATGCCGGCTACAGCCACATCAGTAGTTGCAACTACCGATCAAACCCGCTGGCAAGCCGCGTACGATGCTACAAATGCCGCCATCGCTACGTTAAGTGCTAACGGGTTCGGTTTGTTCCCTAAATGGGATTACACCATGTGGACTACAGAGAACAACTCTGAAGCCGTATTTGTAACCGAGTACAATACAGATCAAACCGATAATGGCCGTAACTCTAACGGTTATGTAGGTGGTGCTGTGCCAAAAGCCGTTGCTACAAGTGGTGGCGCCTATCAGCCAACCTGGGATATGGTTAACGCCTTCCCAATGGCCGATGGTAAAGCGCCGGGTACGTCAACCAAGTATCCTTATAATACCACTACGCCGCCAATTAACTTCTATGCTAACCGCGATCCGCGTTTTTACCAAACCATTGCTTATAATGGTTGCTCGTGGCCATTAGTTGGTAACACGGCCAACAGGTTGTGGACTTATTTTTACTTCAGCAATACTGCGGGTACTGCGTCAAAAACAACAGAAGCGGTTGCAGCCAGCACAACAGGTTTTTACCTTCGTAAAGCTATTGATCCTACCATCAGCGCTGCTAACTTACCTTATGCAGGTACCGATTGGCAGGAAATTCGTTACGCCGAATTGGTGTTAAATCACGCTGAAGCTGCCGCTGAATTGGGTAAGTTGACAGAATCTTATGCCGACCTGGTAGCCATCAGGAAAAGGGCGGGTATTGAAGCCGGTTCGGATAACCTGTATGGTTTAACCGCAGGTATGGACCACGATGCGATGATCAACGCGATCATGTACGAGCGTCAGATAGAATTCGCCTACGAAGGTAAACGTTACTGGGATCTGCGCCGCAGGAAATTGCTTGAGGTTACCCTGAATGGTAAAAGACGTTCGGCCGTTACCATCATGCTGAAAAATACCGGCACCAGCACCGATTATATCCTGGCAACCCGCGATGCTACGCCTACTTCAGGTACCGCTTTTGATACTTTTTATACAACCAACTTCACTATAACAACTAAACAGTTGGATACTTATAACATTGCTTATCAAACAGCTGATTATTTCTTTGGCATCCCAACAAATGCCATTAAAAATAACCCAAGCCTGGTACAAACCAGCACATGGGGCGGTACATTTAACCCGCTGCAATAGGTTATTGTATCACAATAAAAACAAAAAAGGGAAGCCATAAGCTTCCCTTTTTTGTTTTTATATGCTGTGTGATGTTTATGTATGATATTGGCACAAAATTTCACCTTGATCGGATGCCTGAATTTAGCTATTTGGCAACGGATTTTGCTTAATTTATACTTGATTTGTAATATAAGTGCGACAATTTAAGCGTTTATAGGTAAAATCAGTCAATAGGATAAAATCCTATAAAACCTTGTCAACATACTATATTAAACGGGTGGGCTTACCCCGCATATTTGAATAAGCATAAATTATAACCAAATTTATACCTAAAGCACCCTGATATTGATCGCGATGCAATTTGCGGTACTAAAGTGTGTACGTAAGCTTAAATAATATCTAAATAATTGCCCGTTTGTAGCGGGTGATGGATCAACAAGATTAAAAATGACTAAAAGAATTTTACTGGTATCGGCATGTGTGGCAATGTTTGCCGGTTCG comes from Mucilaginibacter mali and encodes:
- a CDS encoding RagB/SusD family nutrient uptake outer membrane protein, producing the protein MKKLYILMAMALAVPALLSSCKKVLQKDDPQNLSRDAVFNDSTLTKFNLDYIYAQNQPQWFGTGSVSYIKDLGPLNLTEECYSDNAMVKGTLTIESVGDIGTSNSNATNYGKLRYINNFIESVNGGTQPAGTKTRFVGQALFWRAFRYFELVKMYGGVPLVTSALDAVGDDALSKTYLPRATTSDVFKQIVADLNTAAASLPVKWPNSLDQGRITKGIAQAMLSRVLLTYASPQFNSPLASMPATATSVVATTDQTRWQAAYDATNAAIATLSANGFGLFPKWDYTMWTTENNSEAVFVTEYNTDQTDNGRNSNGYVGGAVPKAVATSGGAYQPTWDMVNAFPMADGKAPGTSTKYPYNTTTPPINFYANRDPRFYQTIAYNGCSWPLVGNTANRLWTYFYFSNTAGTASKTTEAVAASTTGFYLRKAIDPTISAANLPYAGTDWQEIRYAELVLNHAEAAAELGKLTESYADLVAIRKRAGIEAGSDNLYGLTAGMDHDAMINAIMYERQIEFAYEGKRYWDLRRRKLLEVTLNGKRRSAVTIMLKNTGTSTDYILATRDATPTSGTAFDTFYTTNFTITTKQLDTYNIAYQTADYFFGIPTNAIKNNPSLVQTSTWGGTFNPLQ
- a CDS encoding SusC/RagA family TonB-linked outer membrane protein — encoded protein: MRRILLFFSVLFLISSAVMAQTRTVSGVVTGEKGETLPGVTIQVKGSNTATTTDIDGKYSIKVTDMQSVVLTVKYIGYAYQERAVPANERNADFKLQPVASNLNEVVVVGYGEQKKISLTGAVANIDVKKIEDLPSLNLAASLVGQSPNVSVSTPSQRPGQGTNIVIRNPTSIVTNGKTGVSPLYVIDDQIRTAADFNLLDANEIDNISILKDAEAAIYGIQGANGVVLVRTKRGKQGAPKISFSSSVGTASARQLPKMMSGIQLATWLNDYNQTRVGQSLAAAGQPNAGQVQYIDANGYRNGVVTQKETAWYTPDELDYIANNSTNYLEQAFKTAWTEREAVAISGGTDKVTYYAGTDYVIQNSNFKGVNSNKWGLRASIEAKAAKGLTASLNLSSSSYNSRSYWYKYDSTSESLDNDVTSLNVVQPWSKYFIDGNPVAVNSSLSSGGGIDNINVFLFQNSDNYTSQRSNVMNVLGKLSYDVPFVKGLNLTGTLNENYNNGWGQQYGTSFNIYTYSGTGGNNHIPGGTITNVTLRKNGDRVFINSTYARAYQLDGIINYNRSFGKHNISFLGVYEQREDYNTALRGQADNVIIGGKDNINFTTGTTSANQASSIANNGYLSYIGRLNYSYADKYFVQLSTRIDGSTDFLPGRNYGYFPAASVGWVVSNETFMKKVTWLDLLKVRASVGLLGSNNSLKYQYDESYKFGTGSSGGAVFNEAARNYGILYNLALANPYITWDHTTKTNYGLDLAFLRNRLTTSVDYYWNHGYNLLQTISSAVPATVAANLPVQNSGIVNSFGWEISAGWRDKIGKDFTYSFSPFFAWSDNKQIARDQSVGNIGTPLDLIGKSSDVGTYGYQSAGIIRTKEQADAIIAQRTAAAGGDSKVLVNGLAIKDASGIYHLGMINFVDQNGDGIIDANDQVYLNKKNDNHYSLGLNWAVNYKSLSLAVVMGMSWGGINSIGSYDRIQQSSANPITENKPVYWADHWTPSNPDAKYPNPYYLDNIKTTSDFWFVSGFQWNINTINLGYSLPQKWASKIGMSSARLYAVGYNMFSLTNPYPNGFRDVQSGIQQYPAIRTVSVGLNATF